In Mycobacterium sp. 050128, one genomic interval encodes:
- a CDS encoding phosphotransferase family protein — MSAVVSIPRYPADVTPAWLSAALSERHAPVEVSHVDVVAIGTGQTGATYRVTAQYAADPGELPQTFVIKLPAQDDTVRDRVVIGYRSECAFYTTVADRVQVPTPSCFYCQITDDAMEYALLLADQAPAVQGDQIAGCGEQEARLSVLALAGLHGPSWCDPFWLDLHGLAFPRPDEAGAQGLGDVAKMSADITLEKLGDRMSAEDRETFTATMGLVTPWLSAERDRFALLHGDYRLDNLLFDPAHTRVSVVDWQTLGVGLPARDLAYFTATSLNSELRSEIEQDLVDDYHQALSGYGVTGYDRETCWRDYRLGMPQALLISALGFAFATSTERGDDMVLAMLSRGCRAVRDLGTLELLG, encoded by the coding sequence ATGAGTGCTGTGGTGTCGATTCCGCGGTACCCCGCCGATGTGACACCAGCATGGCTATCCGCAGCACTGAGCGAACGCCACGCACCGGTCGAGGTGTCTCACGTCGACGTGGTGGCCATCGGCACCGGCCAGACCGGAGCGACCTATCGCGTGACGGCCCAATACGCCGCCGACCCTGGCGAGCTGCCACAGACTTTCGTGATCAAGCTGCCCGCTCAAGACGACACCGTGCGCGACCGCGTCGTCATCGGGTACCGCAGCGAGTGCGCGTTCTACACCACGGTGGCAGACCGCGTGCAGGTGCCGACTCCGAGCTGCTTCTACTGCCAGATCACCGACGACGCCATGGAATACGCGCTGCTGCTGGCCGACCAGGCGCCCGCCGTGCAGGGAGACCAGATCGCGGGCTGCGGCGAGCAGGAGGCGCGGCTCTCGGTGCTGGCGCTGGCCGGCCTACACGGGCCCAGCTGGTGCGACCCGTTCTGGCTGGATCTGCACGGGCTGGCTTTTCCCCGCCCCGACGAGGCTGGGGCCCAGGGCCTCGGCGACGTGGCGAAGATGAGCGCCGACATCACCCTGGAAAAGCTGGGTGACCGGATGAGTGCGGAAGACCGCGAGACCTTCACCGCGACAATGGGTTTGGTGACTCCATGGCTGTCAGCCGAGCGGGATCGTTTTGCGCTGCTGCACGGTGACTACCGGCTCGACAACCTGCTGTTCGACCCCGCGCACACCCGGGTCAGCGTGGTCGACTGGCAGACCCTCGGCGTGGGTCTTCCAGCGCGCGATCTCGCGTATTTCACGGCAACGAGCTTGAATTCGGAGTTGAGGTCGGAAATCGAGCAGGATCTCGTCGACGACTATCATCAAGCGCTGTCGGGCTACGGCGTCACCGGCTACGACCGCGAAACATGTTGGCGGGATTACCGACTCGGGATGCCGCAGGCACTGCTGATCTCCGCCCTCGGATTCGCGTTCGCCACCTCCACCGAACGCGGTGACGACATGGTGCTGGCCATGCTCAGCCGCGGCTGCCG